The genomic window GGCTCATGACCGCTCCTCCCCGTCCGGTGTGACCTCGGTGCCGATGCCCGTGTCCGTGAAGATCTCCAGCAGCGACGAGTGCTCGCAGCGCCCGTCCACGACGCTCGCGCGCGGCACCCCGCCCTCGACAGCCCGCAGCGCGGCCCGCATCTTGGGGATCATCCCCGACTCCAGCGAGGGCAGCATGTCCCGCAGCTCCGAGGCCGTGAGCGAGGAGATCAGCGAGGAGCGGTCCGGCCAGTTGGCGTAGAGCCCCTCGACGTCCGTGAGCGCCACGAACTTCTCCGCCCCCAGGGCCACCGCGACCTCCGCGGCAGCCGTGTCCGCGTTGACGTTGAGCACCTGGCCCGTGAGCGCACCGCGCCCCGCGGCGTCGTCGTCCTGCTCCGCGAGCTCGGGCGCGATCGAGGCGATCACGGGGATCTTGCCGATGTCCAACAGCTGCTCGACCGCGGCGGTGTTGACGCGCGTGACGGTGCCCACGAGACCGAGGTCCAGCGGGGCGCCGTCGGACCCCGTGCGGACGCGGCGCGCCTGCAGCAGCCCGGCGTCCTCCCCGGACATGCCCACCGCGTACGGGCCGTGGGCGTTGATCAGGCCCACGAGCTCGCGACCGACCTGGCCCGTCAGGACCATACGGATCACGTTCACGGCCTCCTCGGACGTGACGCGCAGTCCGTCCCGGAACTCCGAGTGGATGTTCAGGGACTCCAGCATGGTGCTGATCTGCGGGCCGCCGCCGTGGACCACCACGGGGCGGATGCCCACGTGGCGCAGGAAGACGATGTCCTCCGCGAACGCGCGGCGCAGCTGGTCGTTGACCATGGCGTTGCCGCCGTATTTGAAGACCATGGTGGAGCCCGCGTAGCGCTGGATCCACGGCAGGGCCTCCATGAGGGTCTCCGCCTTGGAGCGGGCCGTTTCGTACCGGGTGTTATCGCTGAGACGTGACATGGTGGGCGCGCTAGCTCGAGTAGGCGCTGTTCTCCTCGACGTAGTCGTGGGTGAGGTCGTTGGTCCACACGGTGGCGCGGGCGTCCCCGGTCTTGAGGTCGATCTCGATGTCCACCGCGCGCGACGCCGCGAGGTCCACGCCCTCGCGCGGGTCGCCGATGCCGCCGTTGCGGCACACCGTGACGCCGTTGATGCTGACGTCAATCCGGTCCGGGTCGAACTGGGCCCGGGTGGTGCCCACCGCAGAGAGCACCCGGCCCCAGTTGGGGTCGTTGCCGAACACCGCCGTCTTGAGCAGGGTGGAGCGCGCCACCGTGCGGGAGACGTCCTCGGCCTCCGTCTCGGTGGCCGCGCCCACCGTGGTGATGGCGATGTCGTGGGACGCGCCCTCGGCGTCCGTGATGAGCTGCTGGGCGAGGCTGTGGCACACCGCGGTCAGGGCCCGGGTGAACTCCCCCTGCTGCGCGGCCGTGCCGGACGCACCGGAGGACATCAGCACCACGGTGTCGTTGGTGGACATGCAGCCGTCGGAGTCCGTGCGGTTGAAGGTCACCCGGCAGGCCTCCCGCAGGGCGGCGTCGAGGGCGTCCGGGGTCATCACGGCGTCCGTGGTGAGCACCACGAGCATGGTGGCCAGCCCCGGCGCGAGCATTCCCGCGCCCTTGGCCATGCCGCCCACGCTCCACCCGGAGCCGGAGGCGCTCGCCTGCTTGGACACGGTGTCCGTGGTGCGGATGGCCTCGGCGGCGCGCAGCCCCGCGTCCCGCCCCGCGGCCAGCGCGCGGGCCGCCTCGGGGACGCCGCGGCGCACCACGTCCATGGGCAGCTGCTCGCCGATGAGCCCCGTGGAGCACACCACCACGTCACCCGCGCCGATGCCCAGCTCCCCGGCCACGAGCTCCGCCGTGGTGTGGGTGTTCTGGAAGCCCTCCGGGCCCGTGCACGCGTTCGCCCCGCCGGAGTTCAGCACCACGGCACGCACCGACCCGGAGCGCACCACCTCGCGGGACCAGTGCACGGGGGCCGCGGCCACGCGGTTGGAGGTGAACTGGGCCGCGGCGGCGAACTCGGGCCCGGTGTTGACCACGAGCGCGAGGTCCGGGCCGCCGGACGCCTTGAACCCGGCTTCGACACCGGAGGCGGTGAAGCCCGCGGAGGTGCACACACCGGAGTCCGTGGTCACGGGGAACTCCGGGGTCTCGGGGAGGGTGGGAGAGGTCATCTGCGTGTCGGCTCCTGATCGGACGGGTGTCGGATGGGTCGCGGCGGGCGGCCGGGACGGTCGGGGTGGCGCCACGGGCAGCGGCGCGAGACGGGGGTCAGCGCTGCGCGGGCCGGCGTGGGACGGCCAAGGGCCCCGCGAGGCGCGGGGTCACGGAGCCACACCCTGTCCGGTGAGCCCCGTGGTCTCGGGCAGCCCGAGCGCGATGTTGAGGGACTGCACCGCGCCGCCGGCGGTGCCCTTGGTCAGGTTGTCGATCACCGAGGTGACCACGAGCCGCCCGGCGTGGGGGTCCACCGCGAGCTGCAGCGCGGCGTGGTTGGAGCCCTGCACGGACTTGGTGGACGGCCACTGCCCCTCCGGCAGCACGTGGACGAACGGCTCGTCGCCGTAGGCGTCCTCGTACGCCTGCCGCGCGCGGGCAGCATCCACCCCGGGGCGCAGCACCGCGGTGGCGGTGGTGAGGATCCCGCGCGGCATGGGGGCCAGCGTGGGGGTGAACGAGAGCGTGACGTCCTGCCCCCCGGCCCAGCGCAGCCCCTGCTCGATCTCGGGGGTGTGCCGGTGGCCGCCGCCCACCCCGTAGGGCGACATCCCGCCCATGGTCTCGGCGCCCAGCAGGTGCGGCTTGGCGGACTTACCGGCGCCCGAGGTTCCCGACGCCGCCACCACCACGATGTCCCGCGGCTCCACCAGCCCGGCCGCGAGCGCCGGAGCCAGCGCGAGCAGGGAGCCCGTGGGGTAGCACCCGGGCACCGCGATCCGCGTGGCGCCGGGCAGCCGTTCGCGCTGCCTGCTCCCGCTCGGGTCCACGATCAGTTCGGGCAGCCCGTACGGCCAGGAGCCCGCGTGCCCGCTGCCGTAGAACGTCTCCCACGCCCGGGTGGACTCCAGCCGGTGGTCCGCCGCGGCGTCGACCACCACGGTCCCGGGCGCGAGCTGCTCGGCGACGGCCGCGGACTGGCCGTGCGGCAGGGCGAGGACGACGACGTCGTGCCCGGCGAGGTTCTCGGCGGTGGTCTCCACGACCTCGCGCTCCGCTAGCTCGTGCAGGTGGGGCTGCAGCTCTCCGAGGCGGCGTCCGGCCGAGGAGTGGGCGGTCACGGTGGCGATCTCGATCTCCGGGTGACCGCACAGCAGGCGGAGCACCTCCCCGCCCGCGTAGCCGGTGGCGCCTGAGACAGCTGCGGTGTAGGTCATGGCGACCAGCATAGCGCATGACTATGCAGAGCAGTAAATAGTTATTCATGGTGGAGCAGTTCGGCGTTCGCCGGACCCGAGGCTTGCCCGGTCCGGCGTCGAGGGACGAGACTGGCCCGGAGCGGTCGGGCCTCCCCGCCCCTCCCCTGCACGACGAGCACGACGCCGCCCGTGAGCACGGTGCCCAACGGCGTCGGACCACCCCGCGAAGGAGACCCACCATGACCGAGACCACCATGCAGGCCGTCGTCGCCGAACGGGCCGGGGGCCCCGAGGTGCTGCGAGCACGGGAGGTCCCCGTGCCCACCCCGGGTCCGCGGGAGGTCCTGGTGCGCACCGAGGCCACGGGGGTGAACTTCATCGAGACCTACCAGCGCTCCGGGGTCTACCCCGTGTCCTTCCCCTTCACTCCCGGGGCCGAGGCGTGCGGTGTGGTCACCGCCGTGGGCGAGCAGGTCACGGAGCTCGCGGTGGGACAGCGCGTGGCCACCGCGGAGGCCACCGCCACCTACGCCGAGCACGTGGTGATCGCCGCGGAGAAGGCCATGCCCGTGCCCGCGCGGATGACCGCGGAGACGGCCGCGGCGCTGCCGCTGCAGGGGCTCACCGCCCACTACCTGGTGCGCTCCACGTTCCCGCTCGAGGCCGGGCACACCGCCGTCGTCACGGCCGCGTCCGGCGGCGTGGGTGGCCTGGCCGTCCAGCTCATGAAGCGGATCGGCGCCACCGTGATCGCCCTGACCTCAACCCCCGAGAAGGCCGCGACCGCGCGCGAGCTCGGGGCGGACCAC from Kocuria rhizophila DC2201 includes these protein-coding regions:
- the argB gene encoding acetylglutamate kinase; this encodes MSRLSDNTRYETARSKAETLMEALPWIQRYAGSTMVFKYGGNAMVNDQLRRAFAEDIVFLRHVGIRPVVVHGGGPQISTMLESLNIHSEFRDGLRVTSEEAVNVIRMVLTGQVGRELVGLINAHGPYAVGMSGEDAGLLQARRVRTGSDGAPLDLGLVGTVTRVNTAAVEQLLDIGKIPVIASIAPELAEQDDDAAGRGALTGQVLNVNADTAAAEVAVALGAEKFVALTDVEGLYANWPDRSSLISSLTASELRDMLPSLESGMIPKMRAALRAVEGGVPRASVVDGRCEHSSLLEIFTDTGIGTEVTPDGEERS
- the argJ gene encoding bifunctional glutamate N-acetyltransferase/amino-acid acetyltransferase ArgJ, translated to MTSPTLPETPEFPVTTDSGVCTSAGFTASGVEAGFKASGGPDLALVVNTGPEFAAAAQFTSNRVAAAPVHWSREVVRSGSVRAVVLNSGGANACTGPEGFQNTHTTAELVAGELGIGAGDVVVCSTGLIGEQLPMDVVRRGVPEAARALAAGRDAGLRAAEAIRTTDTVSKQASASGSGWSVGGMAKGAGMLAPGLATMLVVLTTDAVMTPDALDAALREACRVTFNRTDSDGCMSTNDTVVLMSSGASGTAAQQGEFTRALTAVCHSLAQQLITDAEGASHDIAITTVGAATETEAEDVSRTVARSTLLKTAVFGNDPNWGRVLSAVGTTRAQFDPDRIDVSINGVTVCRNGGIGDPREGVDLAASRAVDIEIDLKTGDARATVWTNDLTHDYVEENSAYSS
- the argC gene encoding N-acetyl-gamma-glutamyl-phosphate reductase, which produces MTYTAAVSGATGYAGGEVLRLLCGHPEIEIATVTAHSSAGRRLGELQPHLHELAEREVVETTAENLAGHDVVVLALPHGQSAAVAEQLAPGTVVVDAAADHRLESTRAWETFYGSGHAGSWPYGLPELIVDPSGSRQRERLPGATRIAVPGCYPTGSLLALAPALAAGLVEPRDIVVVAASGTSGAGKSAKPHLLGAETMGGMSPYGVGGGHRHTPEIEQGLRWAGGQDVTLSFTPTLAPMPRGILTTATAVLRPGVDAARARQAYEDAYGDEPFVHVLPEGQWPSTKSVQGSNHAALQLAVDPHAGRLVVTSVIDNLTKGTAGGAVQSLNIALGLPETTGLTGQGVAP
- a CDS encoding quinone oxidoreductase family protein, producing MTETTMQAVVAERAGGPEVLRAREVPVPTPGPREVLVRTEATGVNFIETYQRSGVYPVSFPFTPGAEACGVVTAVGEQVTELAVGQRVATAEATATYAEHVVIAAEKAMPVPARMTAETAAALPLQGLTAHYLVRSTFPLEAGHTAVVTAASGGVGGLAVQLMKRIGATVIALTSTPEKAATARELGADHVLGYEGFADRVRELTGGRGADVVYDSVGRATFDESLRATRVRGTTVLFGGASGQVPRFDLQRLNACGSLYVTRPSLAHYVRDAAERSWRWGELVEAVEAGELSVRVGGSYPLADAADAHRDLESRATQGKLVLVP